ATGAAAATCCTTTTTTTTTAATTGATCGATGTGGTGATACTATCAAAAAAAATAAACAAATAAGAAGAAAGTTCTTATGATTGTTACATTATTTTCTGGGTTTTAATTGATTGAAAGATATGGCATTTAAGCTATTCTAAGTACATAACTGAGAATTTTTAAAAAAGAGTATTGCACGATGAAAATATCATTGAACTGGATTTTTGATCACATTAAAGGTGAATTGTCTCGTATAGATGTAGCGCAGCTCGTTGATACATTTATAAGAACAACAGCAGAAATTGAAGGTTGGAAAAAGGTTACGGTTAATGTTGATGAGCTTACGTTAGCAGAGGTTGTCAATATCAATGGTGATACCGTGATCGTGCGTTCGGCAGAACACAAAAAAGAATATATTTTGCCAAAAAGAACCGATGCTCTTGTTGGTTCATATTTTTTGGTTTTCAGTGCTGAAAACAATAAACGTTGGGCAACTTCAGTGCTGTTTGGTGGAATTAAAGATATGGTGTTGCCCGCTATGTATTGCCCAGAAAACCTGCGCGCTGGTGGATGGAAGTCAACAATCGAATTACAAGATTATGTTGTAGAAATTGATAATAAATCTATTAATAGTCGACCTGATTTATGGGGACATCGTGGTTTAGCGCGTGAGATTGCTGCAATTTTAAACTTACAATTACGACCGTTGGAAGAATTCGTTACACAAAAAGATAGTATTCCATACAAAAATACAGCTCCTGCTGACAAAAATAATCCATGTGCTATCACGATAGAAACGCCTCAGATATGTGACCGATTTGCCACATTCTATATTCCATCTGTTGCGGGGCAAGCATCACATCTGAATATGATTGTGCGATTAAGTCGTCTTGATAGTAGATCTATAGATTTTCTTGTTGATGCTACTAATTACGTGATGCTTGATTTAGGCCAACCGATGCATGCGTTTGATGCGGATGCTTTTCAAACACAGCAGATCACAATTGCTTATGCGCGTGATAAAGAAAAATTAGCGTTATTAGATGGTGAAACGATTGAATTAACAACACAAGATCTTGTTATTACCGATGGCGGTACAGCAATTTCTCTTGCGGGTGTTATGGGTGGAGCAACAACGGGAATTTCTCAAAAAACTAAATCAGTTTTATTGGAAGCAGCACATTTTGATCCGGTCATTATTAGACGTACTGCAGCACGTCATAAAAAAAGAACTGAAGCATCTATGCGTTTTGAAAAAAGTTTGGACCCTTGTCATAATACAGATGCACTCAAGCGGTTTTTATTTTTACTTGACCGTGCAGGAATCACGTATACTGCAAGTGAACACATTGTGTCTTTAGGTGAATGTCCACAGCAAAAAATTATTGTAGTAGGGCATGCATTTATTGAAGCGCGTTTGGGTGTTATTATTAAGGTTGAGCGTATAATTGAGATCTTAGAAAAAGTTTCTTTTGGTGTGGTACAATCTGCCGAAAATAATGCAATTGTCTATGCCATCACTGTACCGTCTTTTAGAGCCACCAAAGATGTTAAAATTCCCGAAGATATTGTAGAAGAAGTTGGTCGTTACATTGGTTATGATACATTACCACGCGTAATGCCTTCATTGCAATTGCGTCCGTTAGATTTACACAAAACCTATATCACTCGTGCAATAAAACATTTTTGTAGTTATGGATTACAAATGCGAGAATTGTATGGGTATTCTTTTTTTGACGAATCAGTATTACGTGAGCTTGCGTGGCAGCCAACTGACGCTGTTGCAATAAAAAATCCTATTTCTGAAAATTATATACATTTGGTTACTACACTGCAGCCACATCTTCTTAAAGCTGTTGGTGAAAATAGTATTGCTCACGTGCAATTGCGTTTTTATGAATGGGGCCGTGTGTGGCATATGAGTGGTGATGCTATTGTTGAACAAAAATCACTCAGTGGAATATTTTTTACCCAACCTTCTTCCTTGGCTATTGATTTTTATGCAGGCAAAGAAATGCTCATGCGTATGTTTGATGAATTGCACATGGAAATTTCATGGCAACCGAATGATGGTACCGATTTTTCATGGATGATGCCACATCAAACAGCAATCCTTAAGCACAACGGTGTACGCATTGGTATTGCGGGTATGGTTGAAAGTTCGGTGGTTAATGCAATTTCTGCTGCGGGAGGTTCGGCGTTTATGTTTGAAGTGAATGCTGACTATCTGCTTGATTATCGCAAACCAGTTGTTCGATTTAATCCATTATCAAAATATCCATCAGTGCGACGTGATGTGAGTATGTTAATTTCTGCTGCGATAACTGCCGATGTGTTAACAGATGTTATTAAATCGGTTGATAAACGCATTGAATTAGTAACATTGATTGATTTTTTCACTAAACCTGAATGGAAAGATCAAAAAGCAATGACGTTCCATGTTGAGATGTGTGATAAAGAAAAAACATTGACGTCAGATGAAGTTGAAGGAATGTGGAGTCGTGTTATTGCTCAATTGCAGCTGCAAGGAGCGGTTATTAGGTAATACCGATTGTACGATCTTAACTCATCAGTCGAATTTCTTTTCCCCGCGCTCATCCTGAACTTGTTGAAGGATCAAGCGCACATAATGAAAAAATATTTAAATGCAAAATCATTTTTATGTATATATTTTGAAGTGTAAGGATGGAGAGTATTACGTAGGACATGCAGATAATATTGATAAAAGAATGTCGGAGCAT
The sequence above is a segment of the Candidatus Babeliales bacterium genome. Coding sequences within it:
- the pheT gene encoding phenylalanine--tRNA ligase subunit beta: MKISLNWIFDHIKGELSRIDVAQLVDTFIRTTAEIEGWKKVTVNVDELTLAEVVNINGDTVIVRSAEHKKEYILPKRTDALVGSYFLVFSAENNKRWATSVLFGGIKDMVLPAMYCPENLRAGGWKSTIELQDYVVEIDNKSINSRPDLWGHRGLAREIAAILNLQLRPLEEFVTQKDSIPYKNTAPADKNNPCAITIETPQICDRFATFYIPSVAGQASHLNMIVRLSRLDSRSIDFLVDATNYVMLDLGQPMHAFDADAFQTQQITIAYARDKEKLALLDGETIELTTQDLVITDGGTAISLAGVMGGATTGISQKTKSVLLEAAHFDPVIIRRTAARHKKRTEASMRFEKSLDPCHNTDALKRFLFLLDRAGITYTASEHIVSLGECPQQKIIVVGHAFIEARLGVIIKVERIIEILEKVSFGVVQSAENNAIVYAITVPSFRATKDVKIPEDIVEEVGRYIGYDTLPRVMPSLQLRPLDLHKTYITRAIKHFCSYGLQMRELYGYSFFDESVLRELAWQPTDAVAIKNPISENYIHLVTTLQPHLLKAVGENSIAHVQLRFYEWGRVWHMSGDAIVEQKSLSGIFFTQPSSLAIDFYAGKEMLMRMFDELHMEISWQPNDGTDFSWMMPHQTAILKHNGVRIGIAGMVESSVVNAISAAGGSAFMFEVNADYLLDYRKPVVRFNPLSKYPSVRRDVSMLISAAITADVLTDVIKSVDKRIELVTLIDFFTKPEWKDQKAMTFHVEMCDKEKTLTSDEVEGMWSRVIAQLQLQGAVIR